Proteins encoded together in one Chryseobacterium sp. G0201 window:
- a CDS encoding barstar family protein — protein MKTIYIDFTDIGDYEDFYTQLKEKITLPEHFGDNLDALSDVITGELEMPLHIEFVNLTVDQLEIFEDLLTTLEDAEDEVEDFSFSYYLEQYEDEEGEIEDEE, from the coding sequence ATGAAGACAATATATATAGACTTCACCGACATTGGTGATTATGAAGATTTTTATACACAATTAAAAGAAAAAATTACTCTTCCAGAGCATTTTGGGGATAACTTGGATGCCCTTTCTGATGTTATTACGGGTGAGTTGGAAATGCCTCTTCACATCGAATTTGTAAACCTTACGGTAGATCAGCTTGAAATTTTTGAAGATCTACTTACAACTCTTGAGGATGCTGAAGATGAAGTGGAAGATTTCAGTTTTTCATATTATCTTGAGCAGTATGAGGATGAGGAAGGCGAAATTGAAGATGAAGAGTAA
- a CDS encoding GNAT family N-acetyltransferase, translating into MQLETDRLILRKLEENDYERLFLLDSDPEVMKYIGVPVLKDVNQSKDVIRTIQKQYEDNGIGRFAVIEKESNLLIGWSGLKFLTQEINGYNNVYELGYRFMPEYWGKGYALESAKASLDYGFNDLNIDIIYAMAHSENDASNHILQKLGFERMNEFMEPDGVCFWYELQCEKYSSKS; encoded by the coding sequence ATGCAACTCGAAACCGACAGATTGATATTAAGAAAACTCGAAGAAAACGATTATGAACGTTTATTTCTTTTGGATTCTGATCCTGAAGTTATGAAATATATTGGTGTTCCGGTTTTGAAAGATGTAAATCAATCGAAAGATGTTATCAGAACTATTCAAAAACAATACGAAGACAATGGTATTGGTAGATTCGCTGTGATTGAAAAAGAAAGTAATTTACTAATTGGCTGGAGCGGATTAAAATTTTTAACCCAAGAAATCAACGGTTACAACAATGTTTATGAGCTAGGTTATCGTTTCATGCCGGAATATTGGGGGAAAGGTTATGCTCTAGAATCAGCAAAGGCTTCTTTGGATTATGGTTTTAATGATTTAAATATTGATATAATCTACGCAATGGCTCACTCTGAAAATGATGCTTCTAATCATATTTTACAAAAACTAGGTTTCGAAAGAATGAACGAATTTATGGAACCTGACGGAGTTTGTTTCTGGTATGAATTACAATGTGAAAAATACAGTTCAAAATCATGA
- a CDS encoding T9SS type A sorting domain-containing protein, whose amino-acid sequence MKNIYKISIKALYACCLFGFSVTNAQLTVMATGNFTVGGISDNGIVSMHTSGGGIYKWDAVNGMVQIGTLSNGYPAAGRTLISNDGTKIGSSATNTVTGFNEISTYNVTTSTWTNLGGLVPTGWDGSVSSTWGMTPNGNTIVGLGWISAASAHAVKWNAQNGVVDLGSMIPGSSSRANAVNTDGTVIVGWQDEVDGTRSGAKWVNGVESFIKDNNGDNVGEAGDVSADGNTIIGTGYPEPYVWNSVSGLTYITHPNSSVFFRGGATGISANGQTVIGFFRPFPGPPMTGEGFIWTQAGGRVNLNDYATAVGVNTIGVTMSLPLAISQDGKKIAGIGMNASNQTVAFYLQLPNEILATDETVKNKTNASIYPNPVKDILYIKGVDKIEKAEVYNMVGQKVISFNSVQDKVDVASLSKGNYILQIHVKGEVSQSYKFIKQ is encoded by the coding sequence ATGAAAAATATTTACAAAATTTCAATCAAAGCATTGTATGCTTGTTGTTTATTTGGCTTTTCAGTTACCAATGCACAGCTTACAGTGATGGCAACAGGTAATTTTACTGTTGGCGGTATTTCTGATAACGGAATCGTAAGCATGCACACGAGTGGTGGTGGTATTTATAAATGGGATGCTGTGAATGGAATGGTTCAGATCGGAACATTAAGCAATGGCTATCCCGCCGCAGGAAGAACGCTTATTTCTAATGACGGAACAAAGATTGGTTCTTCAGCTACAAATACTGTTACAGGTTTTAATGAGATCTCAACCTATAATGTAACAACTTCTACCTGGACGAATCTGGGCGGACTTGTTCCTACCGGATGGGACGGAAGCGTAAGCTCAACTTGGGGAATGACACCAAACGGTAATACGATTGTCGGTTTGGGCTGGATTTCCGCAGCAAGCGCACATGCTGTAAAATGGAATGCTCAGAATGGGGTAGTAGATCTCGGAAGCATGATCCCCGGAAGTAGCTCAAGAGCAAATGCCGTAAATACTGATGGAACTGTGATTGTTGGCTGGCAAGATGAAGTTGACGGAACAAGAAGCGGTGCAAAATGGGTAAATGGCGTAGAAAGTTTTATTAAAGATAATAATGGTGATAATGTAGGCGAAGCTGGCGATGTTTCAGCAGATGGAAATACGATTATTGGAACAGGTTATCCTGAACCTTATGTTTGGAACAGTGTTTCCGGACTTACATACATAACACATCCTAATTCCTCGGTCTTCTTCAGAGGTGGTGCGACCGGTATATCAGCTAACGGACAAACAGTGATTGGCTTTTTCAGGCCTTTCCCCGGGCCGCCCATGACTGGAGAAGGCTTTATATGGACCCAGGCAGGAGGACGTGTTAATTTAAATGATTATGCAACGGCAGTTGGGGTCAATACAATAGGGGTAACCATGTCTCTTCCGCTGGCGATATCTCAGGACGGAAAAAAGATTGCAGGTATCGGAATGAATGCTTCCAATCAGACGGTTGCTTTCTATCTTCAGCTTCCGAACGAGATTCTTGCAACGGATGAAACAGTAAAAAATAAAACAAATGCATCAATTTATCCTAATCCGGTAAAAGACATTCTTTACATAAAAGGAGTTGATAAAATTGAAAAAGCAGAAGTATACAATATGGTCGGTCAAAAAGTAATATCATTTAATTCCGTACAAGATAAGGTTGACGTAGCATCCTTATCCAAAGGGAATTATATATTACAAATTCATGTGAAAGGGGAAGTTTCGCAGAGTTATAAATTCATCAAGCAGTAA
- a CDS encoding ribonuclease domain-containing protein has translation MNSKTRSLFFICLGLLFGMSAMYIYNNFIADKKGSSNVIKTETVNYGSAENQNSAGNSSSQQSIDQLTKDKTVIDYVKQNHKLPDYYITKNEARKQGWDPSRGNLCDVLPGKAIGGDKFNNREGSLPKDEKYFEADVNYNCGNRNADRIIFTKNGDVYLTKNHYKSFEKQ, from the coding sequence ATGAATAGTAAAACAAGGTCATTATTTTTCATCTGTCTCGGACTTCTTTTTGGAATGTCTGCGATGTATATTTACAATAATTTTATTGCTGATAAAAAAGGCAGTTCAAATGTTATAAAAACAGAAACCGTTAATTATGGTAGTGCTGAAAATCAAAATTCAGCGGGTAATTCTTCGAGTCAACAATCTATTGATCAATTAACCAAAGATAAAACGGTTATTGATTATGTAAAACAAAACCACAAACTTCCTGATTATTACATTACAAAAAACGAAGCCAGAAAACAGGGCTGGGATCCGTCAAGAGGAAACCTTTGCGATGTTTTGCCCGGAAAAGCAATTGGCGGAGATAAATTCAATAACAGAGAAGGAAGTCTTCCAAAAGATGAAAAATATTTTGAAGCTGATGTAAATTACAACTGCGGAAATCGAAATGCAGACCGAATTATTTTCACCAAAAACGGTGATGTTTATCTTACCAAAAACCATTATAAGAGTTTTGAAAAGCAGTAA
- a CDS encoding GIY-YIG nuclease family protein, whose amino-acid sequence MKAGFIYIMTNQKNTTLYTGVTSNLPSRIQEHKEKFHELSFTAKYNLQKLVYWESFQEIGDAIFREKQIKAGSRQKKLDLINSINPEWRDLTDDIKEIMNRF is encoded by the coding sequence ATGAAAGCAGGTTTTATTTACATAATGACTAATCAAAAGAATACTACTCTTTATACAGGAGTAACATCAAATTTACCTAGTCGGATCCAAGAACATAAAGAAAAATTCCATGAACTAAGTTTTACCGCAAAGTACAATTTGCAAAAATTAGTTTATTGGGAGTCTTTTCAAGAAATCGGAGATGCAATTTTTAGAGAAAAACAAATTAAGGCAGGTTCAAGACAAAAGAAACTAGATTTAATAAATTCTATAAATCCTGAATGGAGAGATTTAACAGATGATATCAAAGAGATCATGAATCGTTTTTGA
- the nadE gene encoding NAD(+) synthase, with product MQTQKVTDHIVNWLKDYATKAKVNGYVLGVSGGVDSGVVSTLAAMTGLKTLLIEMPIRQKEDQVNRAWEHMNDLKSRFPNVETMSVNLTPAFEELYKSFDVHDDLYPNEKLAFANTRSRLRMLTLYYYGQLNGLLVCGTGNKVEDFGIGFYTKYGDGGVDVSPIADLYKTEVYKLAKSLNLVKNIQEAIPTDGLWDVDRTDEQQIGATYPELEKIQKEYGTKTADDYEGRDKEVFLIFDRMHKAAKHKMDPIPVCDIPEEWREG from the coding sequence ATGCAGACACAAAAAGTAACAGATCATATTGTAAACTGGTTAAAAGATTATGCTACAAAAGCAAAGGTAAACGGATATGTTTTAGGAGTTTCAGGAGGAGTAGATTCAGGAGTAGTATCTACTTTGGCAGCGATGACGGGGCTAAAAACTTTGTTAATTGAAATGCCGATCCGCCAAAAAGAAGATCAGGTAAACCGCGCTTGGGAACATATGAATGATTTGAAATCAAGATTCCCAAACGTAGAAACAATGTCTGTTAATTTAACTCCTGCTTTTGAAGAATTATATAAAAGTTTTGATGTTCATGATGATCTTTACCCCAACGAAAAATTGGCTTTCGCCAACACTCGATCTCGTTTGAGAATGCTTACTTTGTATTATTATGGTCAATTGAATGGACTTTTAGTGTGTGGAACAGGAAATAAAGTAGAGGATTTCGGAATTGGGTTTTATACAAAATATGGTGATGGCGGTGTTGATGTCTCTCCGATTGCCGATCTTTATAAAACTGAAGTTTATAAATTAGCAAAATCTTTAAATTTAGTTAAAAATATTCAGGAAGCAATTCCTACGGATGGACTTTGGGATGTTGACAGAACCGATGAACAGCAAATTGGAGCAACTTACCCTGAATTAGAAAAAATTCAAAAAGAATACGGAACAAAAACAGCCGATGATTATGAAGGCCGTGACAAAGAAGTATTTTTAATTTTCGACAGAATGCATAAAGCTGCAAAACATAAAATGGATCCTATCCCGGTTTGCGATATTCCTGAGGAATGGAGAGAAGGATAA